In Lemur catta isolate mLemCat1 chromosome 1, mLemCat1.pri, whole genome shotgun sequence, one DNA window encodes the following:
- the INF2 gene encoding inverted formin-2 isoform X1, protein MSVKEGAQRKWAALKEKLGPQDSDPTEANLESADPELCIRLLQMPSVVNYSGLRKRLESSDGGWMVQFLEQSGLDLLLEALARLSGRGVARIADALLQLTCISCVRAVMNSPRGIEYILSNPAYARQLSLALDTSNVMVKKQVFELLAALCIYSPEGHALTLDALDHYKTVCSQQYRFSVIMSELSDSDNVPYVVTLLSVVNAVILGPEDLRTRTQLRSEFVGLQLLDVLTRLRDLEDADLLIQLEAFEEAKAEDEEELLHVSGGVDMNSHQEVFASLFHKVSCTPASTQLLSMLQGLLHLEPTHRSSQLLWEALESLVNRAVLLASDAQECTLEEVVERLLSVKGRLRTSPLDKAHKSVQATLGQSQRGSFPEDGTAPEASVEGQQPAVAPAWQPVGSGQRDSGGKTPQPSALEQGTPTPPPPAPPLPSSTTGAPPSFLSHQPGLGATSPPAPPPPPPPPPLPSSCGLVPPPPPPLPSMGCWCPPPPPPPLPGVDLGPPPPPPLPGLPGPSEVDGVEEVIVAQVDHSLGSAWVPSHRRVNPPTLRMKKLNWQKLPSNVAREGNSMWAALGSPDTEVVEPDFSSIEQLFSFPVAKPRAPAAAAPARKEPKEITFLDSKKSLNLNIFLKQFKCSNEEVTAMIRAGDTTKFDVEVLKQLLKLLPEKHEIENLRAFREDRARLANADQFYLLLLGVPCYQLRVECMLLCEGVAVTLDMVRPKAQLVLAACDSLLTSHRLPVFCQLILRIGNFLNYGSHTGDADGFKISTLLKLTETKSQQNRVTLLHHVLEEVETSHPDLLQLPRDLEQPSQAAGINLEVIRSEASSNLKKLLETEQKVSASVPEVQEQYAGRLQASIAASQALDKLFEDIEQKWQELADYLCEDAQQLSLEDTFSTMKTFRDLFIRALKENKERKDQAARAERRKQQLAEEEARRPRGEDGKPGRKGPGKQEEVCVIDALLADIRKGFQLRKTARGRPDTDRASKAAAGDAPGVTESGASRDPAGGPRGGTRCPTSGPGLDASATSEPPGWDLVDAVTPGPQPTQEPSEEGGPRPLERRSSWYVDASDFLAPEDAQCPQPSEGAWPVTLGDGQALRPLKFSSEKPPGAQSSSHDAEGPASLGDSRRAKADSTSQGPEDAGVHGRSAGLPAAGLAEDADEEDPAPESALDTSLDRSFSEDAVTDSSGSGTLPRARRASKGPGRRRKKRSTRSQEAEVAPDCGDSNTKRLCVIQ, encoded by the exons ATGTCCGTGAAGGAGGGCGCCCAGCGCAAGTGGGCGGCGCTGAAGGAGAAGCTGGGGCCACAGGACTCGGACCCCACCGAGGCTAACCTGGAGAGCGCCGACCCCGAGCTGTGCATCCGGCTGCTGCAGATGCCCTCCGTGGTCAACTACTCGGGCCTGCGCAAGCGGCTGGAGAGCAGCGACGGCGGCTGGATGGTGCAGTTCCTGGAGCAGAGCGGCCTGGACCTGCTGCTCGAGGCGCTGGCGCGGCTGTCGGGCCGCGGGGTGGCGCGCATCGCCGACGCCCTGCTGCAGCTCACCTGCATCAGCTGCGTGCGCGCCGTCATGAACTCCCCGCGCGGCATCGAGTACATCCTCAGCAACCCAGCCTACGCGCGCCAGCTCTCTCTCG CCCTGGACACGTCCAACGTGATGGTGAAGAAGCAGGTGTTCGAGCTGCTGGCTGCCCTGTGCATCTACTCGCCCGAGGGCCACGCCCTCACCCTGGACGCCCTCGACCACTACAAG ACCGTGTGCAGCCAGCAGTACCGCTTCAGCGTCATCATGAGCGAGCTGTCGGACAGCGACAACGTGCCCTACGTCGTCACCCTGCTCAGCGTGGTCAACGCCGTCATCCTGGGCCCAGAGGACCTACGCACACGCACCCAGCTGCGCAGCGAGTTTGTCG GGCTGCAGCTGCTGGATGTCCTGACCCGGCTACG AGACCTGGAAGATGCCGACCTGCTGATCCAGCTGGAGGCCTTCGAGGAGGCGAAGGCCGAGGACGAAGAGGAGCTGCTGCACGTGTCCGGCGGGGTTGACATGAACAGCCACCAGGAGGTCTTCGCCTCCCTGTTCCACAAG GTGAGCTGCACCCCGGCGTCCACCCAGCTGCTGTCCATGCTGCAGGGCCTCCTGCACCTGGAACCCACCCACCGCTCCAGCCAGCTGCTCTGGGAGGCCTTGGAGAGCCTGGTTAACCGGGCCGTGCTCCTGGCCAGCGACG CCCAAGAGTGCACCCTGGAGGAGGTGGTCGAGCGTCTCCTGTCCGTCAAGGGGCGGCTCCGAACAAGCCCCCTGGACAAAGCCCACAAGAGCGTCCAGGCCACCCTGGGCCAGAGTCAGAGGGGCAGCTTCCCTGAAGACGGCACTGCCCCTGAGGCCAGCGTGGAGGGCCAGCAGCCAGCAGTGGCCCCCGCCTGGCAGCCCGTGGGCAGCGGCCAGAGAGACAGTGGCGGGAAGACCCCACAGCCGAGTGCCCTGGAGCAGGggacacccaccccacccccgcctgcACCCCCCCTTCCTAGCTCTACCACCGGggcccctccctctttcctttcccaccagccaggcctgggggccaCGTCCCCCCCagcacctcctccccctcccccacccccacccctgccatccTCCTGTGGGCTCGtgccccccccacctccaccactcCCGAGCATGGGGTGCTggtgcccacccccacccccacctccactgccTGGAGTGGACTTGGgcccccccccacctccacccctgcccgGCCTCCCTGGCCCTTCCGAAGTGGACGGCGTGGAGGAGGTCATTGTGGCCCAAGTGGACCACAGCCTGGGCTCggcctgggtccccagccacaGGCGGGTGAACCCGCCCACGCTGCGCATGAAGAAGCTCAACTGGCAGAAGCTGCCGTCCAACGTGGCACGTG AAGGCAACTCCATGTGGGCGGCGCTGGGCAGTCCGGACACCGAGGTGGTGGAGCCCGACTTCTCCAGCATCGAGCAGCTCTTCTCCTTCCCCGTGGCCAAGCCCAGGGCGCCGGCCGCTGCCGCCCCCGCCAGGAAGGAGCCCAAGGAG ATCACGTTCCTCGACTCCAAGAAGAGCCTGAATCTCAACATCTTCCTGAAGCAGTTTAAGTG cTCCAACGAGGAGGTCACCGCTATGATCCGGGCCGGGGACACCACCAAGTTTGACGTGGAGGTTCTCAAACAGCTCCTCAAGCTCCTTCCGGAGAAGCACGAG ATTGAAAACCTGCGGGCCTTCAGAGAGGACCGAGCCAGGCTGGCCAACGCCGACCAGTTCTACCTGCTCCTGCTGGGCGTTCCCTG CTACCAGCTGCGGGTCGAGTGCATGCTGCTGTGCGAGGGTGTGGCTGTCACGCTGGACATGGTGCGGCCCAAGGCCCAGCTGGTGCTTGCCGCCTGTGACA GCCTGCTCACCAGCCACCGGCTGCCCGTCTTCTGCCAGCTCATCCTGAGAATCGGGAACTTCCTCAACTAT GGCAGCCACACCGGTGACGCTGACGGCTTCAAGATCAGCACGTTGCTGAAACTCACGGAGACCAAGTCCCAGCAGAACCGGGTGACACTGCTGCACCATGTGCTGGAG GAAGTGGAGACCAGCCACCCCGACCTCCTGCAGCTGCCCCGGGACCTGGAGCAGCCCTCCCAGGCAGCAGG GATCAACCTGGAGGTCATCCGCTCAGAGGCCAGCTCCAACCTGAAGAAGCTTCTGGAGACAGAGCAGAAGGTGTCGGCCTCGGTGCCGGAGGTGCAGGAGCAGTACGCGGGGCGCCTCCAG GCCAGCATCGCAGCCTCCCAGGCGCTGGACAAGCTCTTTGAGGACATCGAGCAGAAGTGGCAGGAGCTGGCCGACTACCTGTGCGAGGACGCCCAGCAGCTGTCCCTGGAGGACACCTTCAGCACCATGAAGACCTTCCGCGACCTCTTCATCCGCGCCCTGAAG GAGAACAAGGAGCGGAAGGACCAGGCGGCCAGGGCAGAGCGGAGGAAGCAGCAGCTGGCCGAGGAGGAGGCGCGGAGGCCTCGGGGCGAGGACGGGAAGCCAG GCAGGAAGGGGCCCGGGAAGCAGGAGGAGGTGTGTGTCATCGACGCCCTGCTGGCCGACATCAGAAAGGGTTTCCAGCTGCGGAAGACGGCCCGGGGCCGCCCGGACACCGACAGGGCCAGCAAGGCAGCTGCAGGGGACGCCCCAGGCGTCACGGAGTCTG GGGCCAGCAGGGACCCTGCAGGAGGCCCCAGGGGTGGCACTCGCTGCCCCACCTCTGGGCCGGGCCTTGATGCTTCAGCCACCAGTGAGCCCCCAGGCTGGGACCTTGTCGATGCCGTGACCCCTGGCCCGCAGCCCACCCAGGAGCCGTCGGAGGAGGGTGGTCCCAGACCCCTCGAGAGGCGTTCTTCCTGGTACGTGGACGCCAGTGATTTCCTAGCTCCAGAGGACGCCCAGTGTCCCCAGCCCTCGGAGGGGGCCTGGCCAGTGACTCTGGGCGACGGTCAAGCCCTGCGGCCCCTCAAGTTCTCCAGCGAAAAGCCCCCTGGGGCCCAAAGTTCCAGCCATGACGCCGAGGGCCCCGCATCCTTGGGGGACAGCCGCCGGGCCAAGGCCGACAGCACAAGCCAGGGACCGGAGGACGCAGGTGTCCATGGCCGCAGTGCCGGCCTCCCGGCTGCAGGCCTTGCTGAGGACGCCGACGAGGAGGACCCGGCCCCGGAGTCCGCACTGGACACGTCCCTGGACAGGTCCTTCTCTGAGGACGCAGTGACTGACTCCTCGGGGTCCGgcaccctccccagggcccgccgGGCCTCGAAAGGGCCGGGCCGGCGAAGGAAGAAGCGTTCGACAAGGAGCCAGGAAG caGAGGTTGCCCCTGATTGTGGTGATAGTAATACAAAAAGGCTGTGTGTGATCCAGTGA
- the INF2 gene encoding inverted formin-2 isoform X2: MSVKEGAQRKWAALKEKLGPQDSDPTEANLESADPELCIRLLQMPSVVNYSGLRKRLESSDGGWMVQFLEQSGLDLLLEALARLSGRGVARIADALLQLTCISCVRAVMNSPRGIEYILSNPAYARQLSLALDTSNVMVKKQVFELLAALCIYSPEGHALTLDALDHYKTVCSQQYRFSVIMSELSDSDNVPYVVTLLSVVNAVILGPEDLRTRTQLRSEFVGLQLLDVLTRLRDLEDADLLIQLEAFEEAKAEDEEELLHVSGGVDMNSHQEVFASLFHKVSCTPASTQLLSMLQGLLHLEPTHRSSQLLWEALESLVNRAVLLASDAQECTLEEVVERLLSVKGRLRTSPLDKAHKSVQATLGQSQRGSFPEDGTAPEASVEGQQPAVAPAWQPVGSGQRDSGGKTPQPSALEQGTPTPPPPAPPLPSSTTGAPPSFLSHQPGLGATSPPAPPPPPPPPPLPSSCGLVPPPPPPLPSMGCWCPPPPPPPLPGVDLGPPPPPPLPGLPGPSEVDGVEEVIVAQVDHSLGSAWVPSHRRVNPPTLRMKKLNWQKLPSNVAREGNSMWAALGSPDTEVVEPDFSSIEQLFSFPVAKPRAPAAAAPARKEPKEITFLDSKKSLNLNIFLKQFKCSNEEVTAMIRAGDTTKFDVEVLKQLLKLLPEKHEIENLRAFREDRARLANADQFYLLLLGVPCYQLRVECMLLCEGVAVTLDMVRPKAQLVLAACDSLLTSHRLPVFCQLILRIGNFLNYGSHTGDADGFKISTLLKLTETKSQQNRVTLLHHVLEEVETSHPDLLQLPRDLEQPSQAAGINLEVIRSEASSNLKKLLETEQKVSASVPEVQEQYAGRLQASIAASQALDKLFEDIEQKWQELADYLCEDAQQLSLEDTFSTMKTFRDLFIRALKENKERKDQAARAERRKQQLAEEEARRPRGEDGKPGRKGPGKQEEVCVIDALLADIRKGFQLRKTARGRPDTDRASKAAAGDAPGVTESGASRDPAGGPRGGTRCPTSGPGLDASATSEPPGWDLVDAVTPGPQPTQEPSEEGGPRPLERRSSWYVDASDFLAPEDAQCPQPSEGAWPVTLGDGQALRPLKFSSEKPPGAQSSSHDAEGPASLGDSRRAKADSTSQGPEDAGVHGRSAGLPAAGLAEDADEEDPAPESALDTSLDRSFSEDAVTDSSGSGTLPRARRASKGPGRRRKKRSTRSQEEVAPDCGDSNTKRLCVIQ; encoded by the exons ATGTCCGTGAAGGAGGGCGCCCAGCGCAAGTGGGCGGCGCTGAAGGAGAAGCTGGGGCCACAGGACTCGGACCCCACCGAGGCTAACCTGGAGAGCGCCGACCCCGAGCTGTGCATCCGGCTGCTGCAGATGCCCTCCGTGGTCAACTACTCGGGCCTGCGCAAGCGGCTGGAGAGCAGCGACGGCGGCTGGATGGTGCAGTTCCTGGAGCAGAGCGGCCTGGACCTGCTGCTCGAGGCGCTGGCGCGGCTGTCGGGCCGCGGGGTGGCGCGCATCGCCGACGCCCTGCTGCAGCTCACCTGCATCAGCTGCGTGCGCGCCGTCATGAACTCCCCGCGCGGCATCGAGTACATCCTCAGCAACCCAGCCTACGCGCGCCAGCTCTCTCTCG CCCTGGACACGTCCAACGTGATGGTGAAGAAGCAGGTGTTCGAGCTGCTGGCTGCCCTGTGCATCTACTCGCCCGAGGGCCACGCCCTCACCCTGGACGCCCTCGACCACTACAAG ACCGTGTGCAGCCAGCAGTACCGCTTCAGCGTCATCATGAGCGAGCTGTCGGACAGCGACAACGTGCCCTACGTCGTCACCCTGCTCAGCGTGGTCAACGCCGTCATCCTGGGCCCAGAGGACCTACGCACACGCACCCAGCTGCGCAGCGAGTTTGTCG GGCTGCAGCTGCTGGATGTCCTGACCCGGCTACG AGACCTGGAAGATGCCGACCTGCTGATCCAGCTGGAGGCCTTCGAGGAGGCGAAGGCCGAGGACGAAGAGGAGCTGCTGCACGTGTCCGGCGGGGTTGACATGAACAGCCACCAGGAGGTCTTCGCCTCCCTGTTCCACAAG GTGAGCTGCACCCCGGCGTCCACCCAGCTGCTGTCCATGCTGCAGGGCCTCCTGCACCTGGAACCCACCCACCGCTCCAGCCAGCTGCTCTGGGAGGCCTTGGAGAGCCTGGTTAACCGGGCCGTGCTCCTGGCCAGCGACG CCCAAGAGTGCACCCTGGAGGAGGTGGTCGAGCGTCTCCTGTCCGTCAAGGGGCGGCTCCGAACAAGCCCCCTGGACAAAGCCCACAAGAGCGTCCAGGCCACCCTGGGCCAGAGTCAGAGGGGCAGCTTCCCTGAAGACGGCACTGCCCCTGAGGCCAGCGTGGAGGGCCAGCAGCCAGCAGTGGCCCCCGCCTGGCAGCCCGTGGGCAGCGGCCAGAGAGACAGTGGCGGGAAGACCCCACAGCCGAGTGCCCTGGAGCAGGggacacccaccccacccccgcctgcACCCCCCCTTCCTAGCTCTACCACCGGggcccctccctctttcctttcccaccagccaggcctgggggccaCGTCCCCCCCagcacctcctccccctcccccacccccacccctgccatccTCCTGTGGGCTCGtgccccccccacctccaccactcCCGAGCATGGGGTGCTggtgcccacccccacccccacctccactgccTGGAGTGGACTTGGgcccccccccacctccacccctgcccgGCCTCCCTGGCCCTTCCGAAGTGGACGGCGTGGAGGAGGTCATTGTGGCCCAAGTGGACCACAGCCTGGGCTCggcctgggtccccagccacaGGCGGGTGAACCCGCCCACGCTGCGCATGAAGAAGCTCAACTGGCAGAAGCTGCCGTCCAACGTGGCACGTG AAGGCAACTCCATGTGGGCGGCGCTGGGCAGTCCGGACACCGAGGTGGTGGAGCCCGACTTCTCCAGCATCGAGCAGCTCTTCTCCTTCCCCGTGGCCAAGCCCAGGGCGCCGGCCGCTGCCGCCCCCGCCAGGAAGGAGCCCAAGGAG ATCACGTTCCTCGACTCCAAGAAGAGCCTGAATCTCAACATCTTCCTGAAGCAGTTTAAGTG cTCCAACGAGGAGGTCACCGCTATGATCCGGGCCGGGGACACCACCAAGTTTGACGTGGAGGTTCTCAAACAGCTCCTCAAGCTCCTTCCGGAGAAGCACGAG ATTGAAAACCTGCGGGCCTTCAGAGAGGACCGAGCCAGGCTGGCCAACGCCGACCAGTTCTACCTGCTCCTGCTGGGCGTTCCCTG CTACCAGCTGCGGGTCGAGTGCATGCTGCTGTGCGAGGGTGTGGCTGTCACGCTGGACATGGTGCGGCCCAAGGCCCAGCTGGTGCTTGCCGCCTGTGACA GCCTGCTCACCAGCCACCGGCTGCCCGTCTTCTGCCAGCTCATCCTGAGAATCGGGAACTTCCTCAACTAT GGCAGCCACACCGGTGACGCTGACGGCTTCAAGATCAGCACGTTGCTGAAACTCACGGAGACCAAGTCCCAGCAGAACCGGGTGACACTGCTGCACCATGTGCTGGAG GAAGTGGAGACCAGCCACCCCGACCTCCTGCAGCTGCCCCGGGACCTGGAGCAGCCCTCCCAGGCAGCAGG GATCAACCTGGAGGTCATCCGCTCAGAGGCCAGCTCCAACCTGAAGAAGCTTCTGGAGACAGAGCAGAAGGTGTCGGCCTCGGTGCCGGAGGTGCAGGAGCAGTACGCGGGGCGCCTCCAG GCCAGCATCGCAGCCTCCCAGGCGCTGGACAAGCTCTTTGAGGACATCGAGCAGAAGTGGCAGGAGCTGGCCGACTACCTGTGCGAGGACGCCCAGCAGCTGTCCCTGGAGGACACCTTCAGCACCATGAAGACCTTCCGCGACCTCTTCATCCGCGCCCTGAAG GAGAACAAGGAGCGGAAGGACCAGGCGGCCAGGGCAGAGCGGAGGAAGCAGCAGCTGGCCGAGGAGGAGGCGCGGAGGCCTCGGGGCGAGGACGGGAAGCCAG GCAGGAAGGGGCCCGGGAAGCAGGAGGAGGTGTGTGTCATCGACGCCCTGCTGGCCGACATCAGAAAGGGTTTCCAGCTGCGGAAGACGGCCCGGGGCCGCCCGGACACCGACAGGGCCAGCAAGGCAGCTGCAGGGGACGCCCCAGGCGTCACGGAGTCTG GGGCCAGCAGGGACCCTGCAGGAGGCCCCAGGGGTGGCACTCGCTGCCCCACCTCTGGGCCGGGCCTTGATGCTTCAGCCACCAGTGAGCCCCCAGGCTGGGACCTTGTCGATGCCGTGACCCCTGGCCCGCAGCCCACCCAGGAGCCGTCGGAGGAGGGTGGTCCCAGACCCCTCGAGAGGCGTTCTTCCTGGTACGTGGACGCCAGTGATTTCCTAGCTCCAGAGGACGCCCAGTGTCCCCAGCCCTCGGAGGGGGCCTGGCCAGTGACTCTGGGCGACGGTCAAGCCCTGCGGCCCCTCAAGTTCTCCAGCGAAAAGCCCCCTGGGGCCCAAAGTTCCAGCCATGACGCCGAGGGCCCCGCATCCTTGGGGGACAGCCGCCGGGCCAAGGCCGACAGCACAAGCCAGGGACCGGAGGACGCAGGTGTCCATGGCCGCAGTGCCGGCCTCCCGGCTGCAGGCCTTGCTGAGGACGCCGACGAGGAGGACCCGGCCCCGGAGTCCGCACTGGACACGTCCCTGGACAGGTCCTTCTCTGAGGACGCAGTGACTGACTCCTCGGGGTCCGgcaccctccccagggcccgccgGGCCTCGAAAGGGCCGGGCCGGCGAAGGAAGAAGCGTTCGACAAGGAGCCAGGAAG AGGTTGCCCCTGATTGTGGTGATAGTAATACAAAAAGGCTGTGTGTGATCCAGTGA
- the INF2 gene encoding inverted formin-2 isoform X3 encodes MSVKEGAQRKWAALKEKLGPQDSDPTEANLESADPELCIRLLQMPSVVNYSGLRKRLESSDGGWMVQFLEQSGLDLLLEALARLSGRGVARIADALLQLTCISCVRAVMNSPRGIEYILSNPAYARQLSLALDTSNVMVKKQVFELLAALCIYSPEGHALTLDALDHYKTVCSQQYRFSVIMSELSDSDNVPYVVTLLSVVNAVILGPEDLRTRTQLRSEFVGLQLLDVLTRLRDLEDADLLIQLEAFEEAKAEDEEELLHVSGGVDMNSHQEVFASLFHKVSCTPASTQLLSMLQGLLHLEPTHRSSQLLWEALESLVNRAVLLASDAQECTLEEVVERLLSVKGRLRTSPLDKAHKSVQATLGQSQRGSFPEDGTAPEASVEGQQPAVAPAWQPVGSGQRDSGGKTPQPSALEQGTPTPPPPAPPLPSSTTGAPPSFLSHQPGLGATSPPAPPPPPPPPPLPSSCGLVPPPPPPLPSMGCWCPPPPPPPLPGVDLGPPPPPPLPGLPGPSEVDGVEEVIVAQVDHSLGSAWVPSHRRVNPPTLRMKKLNWQKLPSNVAREGNSMWAALGSPDTEVVEPDFSSIEQLFSFPVAKPRAPAAAAPARKEPKEITFLDSKKSLNLNIFLKQFKCSNEEVTAMIRAGDTTKFDVEVLKQLLKLLPEKHEIENLRAFREDRARLANADQFYLLLLGVPCYQLRVECMLLCEGVAVTLDMVRPKAQLVLAACDSLLTSHRLPVFCQLILRIGNFLNYGSHTGDADGFKISTLLKLTETKSQQNRVTLLHHVLEEVETSHPDLLQLPRDLEQPSQAAGINLEVIRSEASSNLKKLLETEQKVSASVPEVQEQYAGRLQASIAASQALDKLFEDIEQKWQELADYLCEDAQQLSLEDTFSTMKTFRDLFIRALKENKERKDQAARAERRKQQLAEEEARRPRGEDGKPGRKGPGKQEEVCVIDALLADIRKGFQLRKTARGRPDTDRASKAAAGDAPGVTESGASRDPAGGPRGGTRCPTSGPGLDASATSEPPGWDLVDAVTPGPQPTQEPSEEGGPRPLERRSSWYVDASDFLAPEDAQCPQPSEGAWPVTLGDGQALRPLKFSSEKPPGAQSSSHDAEGPASLGDSRRAKADSTSQGPEDAGVHGRSAGLPAAGLAEDADEEDPAPESALDTSLDRSFSEDAVTDSSGSGTLPRARRASKGPGRRRKKRSTRSQEGLRPKPKAK; translated from the exons ATGTCCGTGAAGGAGGGCGCCCAGCGCAAGTGGGCGGCGCTGAAGGAGAAGCTGGGGCCACAGGACTCGGACCCCACCGAGGCTAACCTGGAGAGCGCCGACCCCGAGCTGTGCATCCGGCTGCTGCAGATGCCCTCCGTGGTCAACTACTCGGGCCTGCGCAAGCGGCTGGAGAGCAGCGACGGCGGCTGGATGGTGCAGTTCCTGGAGCAGAGCGGCCTGGACCTGCTGCTCGAGGCGCTGGCGCGGCTGTCGGGCCGCGGGGTGGCGCGCATCGCCGACGCCCTGCTGCAGCTCACCTGCATCAGCTGCGTGCGCGCCGTCATGAACTCCCCGCGCGGCATCGAGTACATCCTCAGCAACCCAGCCTACGCGCGCCAGCTCTCTCTCG CCCTGGACACGTCCAACGTGATGGTGAAGAAGCAGGTGTTCGAGCTGCTGGCTGCCCTGTGCATCTACTCGCCCGAGGGCCACGCCCTCACCCTGGACGCCCTCGACCACTACAAG ACCGTGTGCAGCCAGCAGTACCGCTTCAGCGTCATCATGAGCGAGCTGTCGGACAGCGACAACGTGCCCTACGTCGTCACCCTGCTCAGCGTGGTCAACGCCGTCATCCTGGGCCCAGAGGACCTACGCACACGCACCCAGCTGCGCAGCGAGTTTGTCG GGCTGCAGCTGCTGGATGTCCTGACCCGGCTACG AGACCTGGAAGATGCCGACCTGCTGATCCAGCTGGAGGCCTTCGAGGAGGCGAAGGCCGAGGACGAAGAGGAGCTGCTGCACGTGTCCGGCGGGGTTGACATGAACAGCCACCAGGAGGTCTTCGCCTCCCTGTTCCACAAG GTGAGCTGCACCCCGGCGTCCACCCAGCTGCTGTCCATGCTGCAGGGCCTCCTGCACCTGGAACCCACCCACCGCTCCAGCCAGCTGCTCTGGGAGGCCTTGGAGAGCCTGGTTAACCGGGCCGTGCTCCTGGCCAGCGACG CCCAAGAGTGCACCCTGGAGGAGGTGGTCGAGCGTCTCCTGTCCGTCAAGGGGCGGCTCCGAACAAGCCCCCTGGACAAAGCCCACAAGAGCGTCCAGGCCACCCTGGGCCAGAGTCAGAGGGGCAGCTTCCCTGAAGACGGCACTGCCCCTGAGGCCAGCGTGGAGGGCCAGCAGCCAGCAGTGGCCCCCGCCTGGCAGCCCGTGGGCAGCGGCCAGAGAGACAGTGGCGGGAAGACCCCACAGCCGAGTGCCCTGGAGCAGGggacacccaccccacccccgcctgcACCCCCCCTTCCTAGCTCTACCACCGGggcccctccctctttcctttcccaccagccaggcctgggggccaCGTCCCCCCCagcacctcctccccctcccccacccccacccctgccatccTCCTGTGGGCTCGtgccccccccacctccaccactcCCGAGCATGGGGTGCTggtgcccacccccacccccacctccactgccTGGAGTGGACTTGGgcccccccccacctccacccctgcccgGCCTCCCTGGCCCTTCCGAAGTGGACGGCGTGGAGGAGGTCATTGTGGCCCAAGTGGACCACAGCCTGGGCTCggcctgggtccccagccacaGGCGGGTGAACCCGCCCACGCTGCGCATGAAGAAGCTCAACTGGCAGAAGCTGCCGTCCAACGTGGCACGTG AAGGCAACTCCATGTGGGCGGCGCTGGGCAGTCCGGACACCGAGGTGGTGGAGCCCGACTTCTCCAGCATCGAGCAGCTCTTCTCCTTCCCCGTGGCCAAGCCCAGGGCGCCGGCCGCTGCCGCCCCCGCCAGGAAGGAGCCCAAGGAG ATCACGTTCCTCGACTCCAAGAAGAGCCTGAATCTCAACATCTTCCTGAAGCAGTTTAAGTG cTCCAACGAGGAGGTCACCGCTATGATCCGGGCCGGGGACACCACCAAGTTTGACGTGGAGGTTCTCAAACAGCTCCTCAAGCTCCTTCCGGAGAAGCACGAG ATTGAAAACCTGCGGGCCTTCAGAGAGGACCGAGCCAGGCTGGCCAACGCCGACCAGTTCTACCTGCTCCTGCTGGGCGTTCCCTG CTACCAGCTGCGGGTCGAGTGCATGCTGCTGTGCGAGGGTGTGGCTGTCACGCTGGACATGGTGCGGCCCAAGGCCCAGCTGGTGCTTGCCGCCTGTGACA GCCTGCTCACCAGCCACCGGCTGCCCGTCTTCTGCCAGCTCATCCTGAGAATCGGGAACTTCCTCAACTAT GGCAGCCACACCGGTGACGCTGACGGCTTCAAGATCAGCACGTTGCTGAAACTCACGGAGACCAAGTCCCAGCAGAACCGGGTGACACTGCTGCACCATGTGCTGGAG GAAGTGGAGACCAGCCACCCCGACCTCCTGCAGCTGCCCCGGGACCTGGAGCAGCCCTCCCAGGCAGCAGG GATCAACCTGGAGGTCATCCGCTCAGAGGCCAGCTCCAACCTGAAGAAGCTTCTGGAGACAGAGCAGAAGGTGTCGGCCTCGGTGCCGGAGGTGCAGGAGCAGTACGCGGGGCGCCTCCAG GCCAGCATCGCAGCCTCCCAGGCGCTGGACAAGCTCTTTGAGGACATCGAGCAGAAGTGGCAGGAGCTGGCCGACTACCTGTGCGAGGACGCCCAGCAGCTGTCCCTGGAGGACACCTTCAGCACCATGAAGACCTTCCGCGACCTCTTCATCCGCGCCCTGAAG GAGAACAAGGAGCGGAAGGACCAGGCGGCCAGGGCAGAGCGGAGGAAGCAGCAGCTGGCCGAGGAGGAGGCGCGGAGGCCTCGGGGCGAGGACGGGAAGCCAG GCAGGAAGGGGCCCGGGAAGCAGGAGGAGGTGTGTGTCATCGACGCCCTGCTGGCCGACATCAGAAAGGGTTTCCAGCTGCGGAAGACGGCCCGGGGCCGCCCGGACACCGACAGGGCCAGCAAGGCAGCTGCAGGGGACGCCCCAGGCGTCACGGAGTCTG GGGCCAGCAGGGACCCTGCAGGAGGCCCCAGGGGTGGCACTCGCTGCCCCACCTCTGGGCCGGGCCTTGATGCTTCAGCCACCAGTGAGCCCCCAGGCTGGGACCTTGTCGATGCCGTGACCCCTGGCCCGCAGCCCACCCAGGAGCCGTCGGAGGAGGGTGGTCCCAGACCCCTCGAGAGGCGTTCTTCCTGGTACGTGGACGCCAGTGATTTCCTAGCTCCAGAGGACGCCCAGTGTCCCCAGCCCTCGGAGGGGGCCTGGCCAGTGACTCTGGGCGACGGTCAAGCCCTGCGGCCCCTCAAGTTCTCCAGCGAAAAGCCCCCTGGGGCCCAAAGTTCCAGCCATGACGCCGAGGGCCCCGCATCCTTGGGGGACAGCCGCCGGGCCAAGGCCGACAGCACAAGCCAGGGACCGGAGGACGCAGGTGTCCATGGCCGCAGTGCCGGCCTCCCGGCTGCAGGCCTTGCTGAGGACGCCGACGAGGAGGACCCGGCCCCGGAGTCCGCACTGGACACGTCCCTGGACAGGTCCTTCTCTGAGGACGCAGTGACTGACTCCTCGGGGTCCGgcaccctccccagggcccgccgGGCCTCGAAAGGGCCGGGCCGGCGAAGGAAGAAGCGTTCGACAAGGAGCCAGGAAG GC